Proteins co-encoded in one Desulfobulbaceae bacterium genomic window:
- the nadA gene encoding quinolinate synthase NadA, which produces MTKVDQIDIGPEYLKQDETVLLQRIASRKNELGDKLLILSHHYQQDTVFDFADCTGDSLKLAKNAAEAKDKKYIVFCGVHFMAESADILTSEEQIVVLPDLTAGCSMADMASREDVEEAWQELATHTDSHAIIPITYVNSSASLKAFVGEKGGSVCTSSNAERVLAWALKRGEKVFFFPDEHLGRNSAHALGIPADEVVLWVRGEKLGGNSEEAIRKAKIILWDGYCTVHMQFSVAQIEQLRKDDQDVRVIVHPECRREVVEAADQYGSTEMIISAVANSPAGSSWAVGTEVNLVKRLAKQYPDKNIRSVSPVECLCSTMYRIDPAHLLWTLDNLAEGRVVNQTTVDSKTAELAKLALDRMLKI; this is translated from the coding sequence ATGACTAAAGTAGACCAAATTGACATCGGGCCTGAGTATCTTAAACAAGACGAAACAGTGTTGCTGCAGCGAATTGCATCCAGGAAAAATGAGCTTGGCGATAAACTGCTCATTTTAAGTCACCATTATCAGCAAGATACGGTATTTGATTTTGCTGATTGCACTGGAGACTCTTTGAAGCTTGCCAAAAATGCGGCAGAGGCAAAGGATAAAAAATATATTGTCTTTTGTGGGGTGCATTTTATGGCTGAGTCGGCAGATATACTTACATCCGAAGAGCAGATAGTGGTACTGCCGGATTTGACAGCTGGCTGTTCAATGGCCGACATGGCTTCACGTGAGGACGTTGAAGAGGCTTGGCAGGAGTTGGCTACCCACACCGACAGTCATGCAATTATTCCGATAACCTATGTCAATTCTTCAGCAAGTTTAAAGGCCTTTGTGGGTGAAAAGGGAGGCTCTGTCTGCACATCGTCCAATGCCGAACGTGTATTAGCCTGGGCCTTAAAGCGTGGGGAAAAGGTTTTCTTTTTCCCGGATGAACATCTTGGCAGAAACTCGGCCCATGCGTTAGGGATTCCAGCAGATGAGGTTGTGCTCTGGGTTCGCGGTGAAAAACTTGGTGGCAACTCAGAAGAGGCGATCAGAAAAGCAAAGATAATTCTCTGGGATGGCTACTGTACCGTTCATATGCAGTTTTCTGTCGCGCAGATAGAACAATTGAGAAAGGATGACCAGGATGTGCGCGTCATCGTTCATCCTGAATGTCGCCGAGAGGTTGTTGAGGCTGCAGACCAATATGGCTCAACTGAGATGATCATATCGGCTGTTGCTAATTCGCCGGCGGGATCAAGCTGGGCGGTTGGTACAGAAGTCAATCTGGTAAAGCGCCTCGCCAAACAATACCCGGATAAAAATATTCGATCGGTGTCACCGGTCGAGTGCTTATGCTCGACAATGTATCGGATTGATCCTGCACACCTGTTATGGACCTTGGATAATCTTGCTGAAGGGCGCGTGGTGAATCAAACTACAGTCGATAGCAAGACAGCTGAGCTTGCTAAATTAGCACTGGACAGGATGCTGAAGATTTAG
- a CDS encoding serine/threonine protein phosphatase, with product MTATYIIGDIHGCNDVLLRLLDKIGPIPADARIVFLGDYIDRGPQSREVVDTVLNIRAEYPHTITLMGNHERMLLDYIAAVKQKAFLHFGGLQTLESYGLTPEDDASEKLPREHLRFFNELLLYWEDDKQIYAHAGIEPGVPMALQSEEWLLWSRDSTDSMTPNSEEKTVVYGHSAFKKPKVGPGKIGIDTGAVYGGHLTCLVLPELEFIQVKGEKFWPVG from the coding sequence ATGACTGCAACTTATATAATTGGCGATATTCACGGCTGCAACGATGTCCTTTTGCGACTCCTCGACAAAATTGGGCCGATCCCGGCTGATGCCCGAATTGTATTTCTTGGTGACTATATCGATCGCGGCCCTCAATCACGAGAGGTTGTTGATACCGTCCTCAACATTCGAGCTGAATATCCGCACACCATCACCCTGATGGGAAATCATGAACGAATGTTGCTGGATTACATTGCTGCTGTTAAGCAAAAGGCCTTTTTGCATTTTGGTGGCCTGCAAACATTAGAGAGCTATGGGTTAACTCCTGAGGATGATGCAAGTGAAAAACTTCCCAGAGAGCATCTCCGTTTTTTTAACGAACTGCTGCTCTACTGGGAGGATGACAAGCAGATTTACGCTCACGCAGGAATCGAGCCCGGGGTGCCAATGGCCCTTCAGTCAGAAGAGTGGCTTCTCTGGTCACGAGACAGCACAGACAGCATGACGCCAAACAGTGAAGAAAAAACAGTTGTTTATGGCCACTCGGCCTTCAAAAAACCAAAGGTTGGCCCAGGAAAGATAGGCATCGATACCGGTGCCGTATATGGTGGCCACCTCACATGCCTTGTGCTTCCAGAGCTTGAATTTATTCAGGTAAAAGGAGAGAAGTTTTGGCCGGTGGGTTAG
- a CDS encoding tetratricopeptide repeat protein, giving the protein MPQAYKTKQTLAAVIMLFSMLSFISGCKNSDDKKLSHFTQGMEYLKQDNSSAAIIEFKNAIQLDPKYADARYQLGLLHLKNQEPRNALNELSRASNLDTTNLDAALKAAELLFLGKQKEESRKYVDTILTQDQNHAEALALKANLDLMDDNIDGAQEAIDKAIQANPALARLYLTQAKVKSIKKDNEAAEQSLKKAIELEPEEISFQQALASFYQSQQLPDKAEQQLITIKSNFSDSTQPYFSLAAFYLGQNNPDKAEGVIKEGLIKTPDSPDFYLLLGDIYTQQNRFAEAESSFKKAIEKTDRPQDVKAVLADFYFEQHKYDLAQEEVDAILADGPKHGRGNLVKAKLLIKDGSNQEALTILETLITNQPNWSEAHYQKALALMGQNEAELSQASATEAVRLDNNNANAHTLLGQHYLMVNDFDNAAKEAAIALRLKPSNYRAAIILGKSILHNKEYEKALKIFSEMASMLPDNTEVLHNKALASLALKKTKEAQQDLEKILTLEPDNTPALITLVNIYQSKNDGAAALATAQKYVQKSPDTAGHSMLLGNLLADNQQFNEAVEAFRKVQKLSPKSPQPFMQIARILNSTGKRDEAIQEYETLTELVPNYVPAILAIGALRDRAGETALAKEAYRKVLEIVPNSAAAANNLAWLLTQEENADLGEALRLSMIAKGAFPEDPHISDTLGWVHLKRESYSLAATQFRQAIEAKPELGTFKYHLALALKGDGKVDEARKAVTEAITTPDFPELEQAKQLLNSLQ; this is encoded by the coding sequence ATGCCCCAGGCCTATAAAACTAAACAAACCTTAGCCGCCGTTATCATGTTATTTTCCATGCTGAGTTTCATTTCTGGCTGTAAAAACAGTGATGACAAGAAACTCAGCCATTTCACTCAAGGGATGGAGTATCTTAAACAAGATAACTCCAGTGCAGCAATAATTGAGTTTAAAAATGCTATTCAGCTTGATCCGAAGTATGCGGATGCCCGCTACCAATTAGGGCTTTTGCACTTAAAGAATCAAGAACCTCGTAATGCACTAAACGAGTTGAGTCGCGCCTCAAACCTCGACACCACTAATCTTGATGCAGCACTTAAGGCGGCAGAGCTTCTATTTCTCGGCAAGCAAAAAGAGGAAAGTCGGAAATACGTTGATACAATTCTAACGCAGGATCAAAATCACGCCGAAGCCCTTGCCCTAAAGGCCAATCTTGATTTGATGGACGACAACATTGACGGAGCCCAGGAGGCGATTGACAAAGCCATCCAGGCAAACCCCGCCTTAGCCAGGCTCTACTTAACCCAGGCTAAAGTTAAATCGATCAAAAAAGACAATGAAGCAGCGGAACAATCTCTTAAAAAGGCAATTGAACTCGAACCCGAGGAGATCTCTTTCCAGCAGGCCTTAGCCAGCTTCTATCAGTCCCAACAGCTCCCAGACAAAGCCGAGCAGCAGCTTATTACTATAAAGAGTAATTTCTCAGACTCCACCCAACCCTACTTTTCGCTTGCCGCTTTCTATCTGGGCCAAAACAATCCTGATAAAGCCGAAGGTGTCATTAAAGAAGGGCTGATTAAGACTCCAGACAGCCCGGACTTTTATCTTTTACTTGGTGATATTTATACACAGCAGAATAGATTTGCGGAAGCTGAGAGTTCTTTTAAAAAGGCCATTGAAAAAACTGACCGGCCCCAGGATGTAAAAGCAGTCCTTGCCGACTTTTATTTTGAACAGCACAAATATGACCTGGCCCAGGAAGAGGTCGATGCCATTTTGGCTGATGGCCCTAAACATGGCAGGGGGAATCTGGTAAAAGCCAAACTTCTCATCAAGGATGGCAGTAACCAGGAGGCTCTTACCATACTGGAAACACTGATCACAAACCAGCCCAATTGGAGTGAGGCCCATTACCAGAAAGCCCTCGCCCTGATGGGACAAAATGAGGCTGAGCTTTCCCAGGCTTCAGCCACCGAGGCTGTGCGCTTAGATAACAACAATGCCAACGCCCATACCCTGCTGGGTCAGCATTACCTGATGGTCAATGACTTCGACAATGCTGCCAAGGAGGCAGCCATTGCCTTACGGCTCAAACCCAGCAATTACAGAGCGGCCATCATTCTCGGCAAAAGCATCTTACATAATAAGGAATACGAGAAGGCACTCAAGATCTTTTCTGAAATGGCCAGCATGCTCCCAGACAACACCGAAGTTCTCCACAATAAGGCCCTAGCCAGTCTGGCCCTGAAAAAGACCAAAGAGGCCCAGCAGGATCTGGAAAAAATCTTAACCCTTGAACCAGACAACACACCAGCACTGATCACGCTGGTCAATATCTATCAAAGCAAAAACGATGGCGCCGCAGCCCTCGCTACAGCCCAAAAATATGTTCAAAAATCTCCTGATACTGCTGGCCACAGCATGCTCTTAGGGAATCTGCTTGCTGACAACCAGCAATTTAACGAGGCAGTTGAGGCCTTCAGAAAAGTGCAAAAGCTCTCGCCTAAAAGTCCACAGCCTTTTATGCAAATTGCCCGAATTCTTAATTCAACAGGTAAAAGAGATGAGGCGATACAGGAATACGAAACACTCACAGAGCTCGTGCCAAATTACGTGCCGGCAATTTTAGCAATTGGCGCCTTGCGTGACCGGGCCGGCGAAACAGCACTCGCCAAGGAAGCCTACCGGAAAGTTCTTGAAATAGTTCCAAATTCCGCAGCAGCGGCCAACAATCTGGCCTGGCTTTTAACTCAAGAAGAAAACGCTGACTTGGGTGAAGCCCTGCGCCTGTCGATGATCGCTAAAGGTGCCTTCCCTGAAGATCCTCATATCAGCGATACGCTTGGCTGGGTTCATTTAAAAAGAGAGTCGTACTCTCTTGCCGCAACCCAATTTCGCCAGGCCATTGAAGCCAAACCAGAGTTAGGCACCTTCAAATATCATCTTGCTCTGGCCCTAAAGGGTGACGGCAAGGTTGACGAGGCAAGAAAAGCGGTTACAGAGGCCATCACAACACCTGATTTCCCAGAACTTGAACAGGCCAAACAGTTACTAAATTCTCTTCAGTAG
- a CDS encoding tetratricopeptide repeat protein, whose amino-acid sequence MLSKYHIQKQLQFQPGMVLLLWKHLLLISLACTIISCSPPPKKLAQELHQDARRYYDEGNYIEATAQWQKLLALAPEFHSEEMYINQAEAFQKLCQISKTQSILQKAVALYPKSTAIKLAMAKQDTLTYNLKMAESTLDSLAPLSTVERLLAYGDLYIVEKNFTQAEQSYRAALKKSTDKEKDHILCRLAISLLSLKKDREAELLLKEVSDTSLRKPEILFQVALFYRIQGNISEAEANLQKAIEADPNNLLLKKNLAELFFFNENYRSALAVLENAHSQQPQNPIFSKFLIEVHLRLAQFDESLQLFKTLEDAGAIDVETYLLKGKYYLLNKEPDFAVSMFSEAVKKEPKFPLSHYLLSVAYLAGGHQSLARQNATKALSLDPNFTDAELLLANIFFLNEEFATSLQYLERVKEKEPENYRSYLLAGQLHLLQGSLDQAREDFENAGELNSQNLSPSYYSIQISEHTDINSAAEKYRALLDQGIEDQILLGKYLNTLKQIGGYQKVQEYIDFITSRPQISPVSYLELGKFFFLERKFEQAENHLQKTLEINPENYSAYFYLAELYEKQNQWQKAIINYQKTLQLQPTFEAAALKLAELQLKQLSVDSATQTLQESLAQNPTSPHISNNLACLYLDNGINTDDAFILAQKAYDLAPDDPAIADTLGWAYLKKQNFTRAKWLFEEALSQSPNNPIILFHLAKTYEATLNVPAAQKYASQAVANGLEPGKLIEAQAIIDKQNN is encoded by the coding sequence ATGTTATCAAAATATCACATTCAAAAACAGTTACAATTTCAACCAGGCATGGTACTGCTTTTATGGAAACATCTGCTTTTGATTTCTCTGGCATGCACTATCATTTCATGCTCACCGCCCCCCAAAAAACTTGCTCAAGAACTTCATCAAGATGCACGCCGTTACTATGACGAGGGCAATTATATTGAAGCAACTGCCCAGTGGCAAAAACTGTTGGCACTTGCGCCGGAGTTTCATTCTGAAGAGATGTATATTAACCAGGCTGAAGCGTTTCAGAAGCTATGTCAAATTTCCAAAACTCAGTCCATACTACAGAAAGCGGTAGCTCTTTACCCAAAATCTACAGCAATAAAGCTGGCCATGGCCAAGCAAGACACACTTACCTATAACCTTAAAATGGCCGAGTCTACCCTCGATAGCCTCGCCCCCTTATCCACGGTAGAGAGGTTACTTGCCTATGGCGATTTATACATTGTTGAGAAAAACTTTACCCAGGCAGAACAATCATATCGGGCAGCATTAAAGAAGAGTACAGATAAGGAAAAAGACCATATCCTTTGCCGTTTAGCTATAAGCCTGCTTAGCCTCAAAAAAGACCGGGAAGCAGAGTTACTGCTCAAAGAAGTTTCCGACACCTCCCTAAGAAAACCTGAAATCCTTTTTCAGGTTGCGCTATTTTATCGAATACAGGGGAATATTTCTGAAGCAGAAGCCAACCTACAAAAAGCGATTGAAGCTGACCCAAACAATCTATTATTGAAAAAAAATCTTGCTGAACTATTTTTCTTTAATGAGAACTACCGCTCAGCCCTTGCTGTCCTGGAAAACGCTCACTCTCAGCAACCACAAAACCCTATTTTCAGTAAATTCTTAATTGAGGTGCATTTGCGCCTTGCACAATTTGACGAATCATTACAGCTTTTTAAAACACTCGAAGATGCCGGTGCAATTGACGTTGAAACCTATCTGCTTAAAGGTAAATATTATCTCCTTAATAAGGAACCTGACTTTGCCGTTTCCATGTTTTCCGAAGCTGTTAAAAAGGAGCCGAAATTCCCACTTTCTCACTATCTTTTATCCGTCGCCTATCTTGCCGGAGGGCATCAAAGTTTAGCCCGCCAAAATGCCACAAAAGCCTTAAGTCTTGACCCTAATTTTACCGACGCGGAACTCTTACTGGCCAATATTTTTTTCCTGAATGAGGAGTTTGCAACCAGCCTCCAATATCTTGAGCGAGTCAAAGAAAAAGAGCCTGAGAACTACCGTTCCTATCTGCTTGCGGGACAGCTTCACCTTTTACAGGGGTCACTCGACCAGGCCAGAGAGGATTTCGAAAATGCTGGCGAGCTTAATAGTCAAAACCTTAGTCCCAGTTATTATTCAATTCAAATTTCAGAACACACAGACATTAACAGTGCCGCCGAGAAGTACAGAGCGCTCCTTGACCAAGGAATAGAAGACCAAATTTTATTAGGCAAATACCTTAACACCCTTAAGCAAATAGGCGGGTATCAAAAAGTACAGGAGTATATCGATTTTATTACAAGTCGACCACAGATATCACCTGTATCGTATTTAGAACTGGGCAAGTTCTTTTTCTTAGAAAGAAAATTTGAGCAGGCAGAAAATCACCTGCAAAAAACGCTAGAGATTAATCCCGAAAACTACTCCGCCTACTTTTATCTGGCTGAACTCTATGAAAAACAAAATCAATGGCAGAAGGCGATCATAAACTACCAAAAAACATTACAACTTCAGCCAACCTTTGAGGCGGCTGCGCTAAAACTCGCAGAACTCCAACTAAAACAACTTTCCGTTGACAGCGCCACTCAAACTTTACAAGAAAGCCTTGCACAAAACCCGACATCGCCTCATATTAGCAATAACTTAGCATGTCTTTACCTTGACAATGGAATAAACACCGACGATGCGTTCATACTCGCGCAAAAAGCCTATGACCTTGCCCCTGATGATCCTGCCATTGCTGATACTCTTGGTTGGGCATACTTAAAAAAACAAAATTTTACTCGAGCAAAATGGCTGTTCGAAGAAGCTTTAAGCCAAAGTCCCAACAATCCAATTATTCTTTTTCACTTAGCTAAAACCTATGAAGCAACACTAAATGTTCCGGCCGCTCAAAAATATGCCAGTCAAGCAGTTGCAAATGGGCTTGAACCAGGTAAACTGATTGAAGCTCAAGCCATCATTGACAAACAAAACAATTAA
- a CDS encoding polysaccharide biosynthesis/export family protein codes for MQIHNEVLASEQEVNQNKQPVEFGEYVIGLGDQLQIMVWKEPELSHSTFVRIDGRISLPLVGDVFAAGKTIKVFRGELEGLLSQVVAEPAVSVMLLQSKSWRYYILGQIKQPGEFPIDYPITLLQAIARSGGFMEWAKKDEIIIIRRTDDKDTIVKFNYDSLVKGENLAQNIILQPGDTIIVP; via the coding sequence ATGCAGATACACAATGAGGTTTTGGCTTCAGAGCAAGAGGTTAACCAAAACAAACAACCGGTGGAGTTTGGTGAGTATGTAATTGGTCTTGGGGATCAGTTGCAGATTATGGTCTGGAAGGAACCGGAGCTTTCGCATTCCACGTTTGTTCGAATTGATGGCCGGATTTCTTTACCGCTGGTTGGGGATGTTTTTGCGGCAGGCAAAACAATTAAAGTGTTTCGCGGCGAGTTGGAAGGTCTGCTCAGTCAAGTAGTCGCTGAGCCGGCTGTGTCTGTTATGTTGTTGCAGAGTAAAAGCTGGCGCTATTATATACTTGGCCAAATTAAGCAGCCCGGAGAGTTTCCTATTGATTACCCAATTACCCTGCTTCAGGCAATTGCGCGAAGTGGAGGGTTTATGGAATGGGCCAAAAAAGACGAAATTATAATAATTAGAAGAACTGATGATAAGGACACAATTGTCAAGTTCAACTATGATTCACTTGTGAAAGGTGAAAATTTGGCACAAAACATTATCTTACAGCCGGGAGATACAATCATTGTCCCATAA
- a CDS encoding TonB-dependent receptor, protein MKKVNFCIFILICGLSLPGVISARQNSLEGSVGLENDYRSNVFNTKSGHVDEWNTQLSPVLTVVSVGQSDNMSVTYAPTFSYNHRRDENELEYGGVSFAGDKALSGQWKLSVSDSYNYHEAPVFEANTSLSLGQQFLRADDATQAEIVRLLFPEMTSWDGSQTTQILAEIDTRYQAATQSVKNQVDRLLDPASNGQTRKRYWDNSLSLVSDYEFAKNSTLSLGYSIDVHDEKTGIQADSVSHAPNLSISYEISPQWAIQAGYGYGYTSYDTSDDSKSDDIDLRLEFNPQPSTSLYGAYTFAAIDYDGNTDNSTTQSTSVGISHEIDQNTSLNGDLGFSYLARGIAADERDFSLTTSLSRAISRGSISANIGADLGETSSTGSWGKLSNSWSIGSVLQYDWSQDVSTSLDFSYERRNSWTNSSKTTYDDFNAGAGVSIPFLQWFVVSVDYDYHLFDSTGTSVDDYDEHRVSVNLSASKELLRW, encoded by the coding sequence ATGAAAAAAGTTAATTTTTGTATATTTATACTAATATGTGGTCTAAGCCTCCCAGGGGTCATTTCCGCCCGGCAGAACAGTCTTGAGGGAAGTGTTGGCTTAGAGAATGATTATCGTTCCAATGTTTTTAATACCAAGTCTGGCCACGTTGATGAGTGGAATACACAACTGTCTCCAGTTCTGACGGTTGTATCTGTTGGACAGAGTGACAATATGTCGGTGACCTATGCGCCGACATTTTCCTACAACCATCGCCGAGATGAAAATGAGCTTGAATATGGGGGGGTATCTTTTGCGGGGGATAAAGCACTTTCCGGGCAGTGGAAACTAAGTGTTTCAGATTCGTATAATTACCATGAAGCTCCGGTTTTTGAAGCAAATACGAGCTTGAGCCTGGGGCAGCAATTTCTCAGGGCAGATGATGCCACCCAGGCCGAGATCGTTCGCTTACTCTTTCCTGAAATGACAAGCTGGGATGGTTCCCAGACGACCCAGATTCTTGCCGAAATTGATACTAGATATCAAGCCGCGACCCAGTCTGTGAAGAATCAGGTTGATCGACTTCTTGACCCTGCCAGTAATGGGCAAACTCGAAAACGTTACTGGGATAATTCCTTATCTCTAGTAAGCGATTATGAATTTGCCAAAAACAGCACGTTATCCTTGGGGTACTCGATTGATGTCCATGATGAAAAGACTGGCATACAGGCTGATAGTGTTTCTCACGCACCAAACCTTTCGATCTCCTATGAGATATCTCCGCAATGGGCAATACAGGCTGGCTATGGTTATGGTTATACAAGTTATGATACCTCGGATGACAGTAAGTCGGATGATATTGACCTGAGACTTGAGTTTAACCCACAACCGTCAACTTCTCTCTATGGCGCGTATACTTTTGCTGCAATTGATTATGACGGTAATACCGACAACTCGACTACGCAAAGCACCTCTGTTGGCATCTCCCATGAAATTGACCAAAACACCAGCCTGAACGGAGATCTTGGCTTTTCGTATCTGGCGCGTGGAATAGCAGCAGATGAGAGGGATTTTTCATTAACAACCTCGCTCTCAAGGGCAATCTCCCGGGGATCTATTTCCGCCAATATTGGAGCGGATCTTGGCGAAACCAGCTCGACAGGAAGCTGGGGGAAATTGAGTAATAGTTGGAGCATAGGAAGTGTTCTTCAATACGATTGGTCGCAGGATGTTTCAACATCGCTAGATTTTTCTTATGAACGCCGTAATTCCTGGACAAACAGTTCAAAAACCACCTATGATGATTTTAACGCTGGTGCCGGGGTGTCCATCCCATTTTTGCAATGGTTTGTTGTCTCTGTCGATTATGATTATCACCTTTTTGATTCAACCGGCACAAGTGTCGATGATTATGATGAGCATCGAGTCAGCGTTAACCTGTCAGCCAGTAAAGAGCTACTTCGTTGGTAA
- the tadA gene encoding Flp pilus assembly complex ATPase component TadA — translation MYEKYYGLRSKPFDLIPDPDTVFMSDSHQEALAVLRYGVIDRKGFLLLTGGVGTGKTTLLQVLSQSIDSKVHLCLLSNPTLSINEFYYFLAAKYGLPEYDFNKAKFMLQYADFLRLCREKKERVLLIIDEAHALPEDLLEEIRLLSNQEHQEFGLMSIFLVGQPELNERLASDRMLPLRQRIGIRFHLEPFSKEETQQYINFRLMKAGCQRGNLFDPSAVETIHALSKGIPRLINVICDQALLSGFAEEKSVVDQTIITACINEMQISGKVVELPHSPEPAEKRRLSKWFVAVNFGLGIAIILAGVILYLFVVNNR, via the coding sequence ATGTACGAAAAATATTATGGACTTCGCTCCAAGCCGTTCGATCTAATCCCCGATCCCGACACGGTATTTATGAGTGATTCCCACCAGGAAGCTCTGGCTGTCTTACGCTATGGGGTGATTGATCGTAAAGGTTTTTTGCTGCTTACGGGGGGTGTTGGGACCGGCAAAACAACACTCCTGCAGGTACTCTCTCAATCGATAGATTCAAAAGTTCATCTTTGTCTCCTCTCAAATCCAACTCTTTCAATTAATGAATTCTATTATTTCCTGGCAGCTAAATATGGGTTGCCGGAATACGACTTTAATAAAGCGAAATTTATGCTGCAATATGCAGATTTCTTGAGGTTGTGTCGTGAAAAAAAAGAGAGGGTTCTGTTAATCATTGACGAGGCACACGCCCTGCCGGAAGACCTGTTGGAGGAGATCAGACTTCTTTCTAATCAGGAACATCAAGAATTTGGTTTGATGAGCATTTTTCTCGTTGGACAGCCCGAGCTTAATGAACGATTGGCGAGTGACAGGATGTTGCCCTTGCGTCAGCGGATCGGTATCCGTTTTCACCTGGAACCTTTTTCAAAGGAAGAGACGCAGCAGTATATTAATTTTAGATTGATGAAAGCTGGTTGCCAGCGGGGTAATTTATTTGATCCTAGTGCAGTTGAAACCATCCATGCTTTGAGTAAAGGGATTCCGCGTTTGATTAATGTGATATGTGATCAGGCATTGCTTTCAGGTTTTGCTGAAGAAAAATCAGTGGTCGACCAAACAATTATAACTGCATGTATCAATGAGATGCAGATTTCCGGTAAAGTGGTTGAGTTGCCGCACTCCCCTGAACCCGCAGAGAAACGCCGCTTATCAAAATGGTTTGTAGCAGTTAATTTTGGGTTAGGAATTGCTATCATTCTTGCCGGTGTGATACTATATTTATTTGTAGTGAATAATCGATAG
- a CDS encoding polysaccharide biosynthesis tyrosine autokinase, whose amino-acid sequence MGKVFKALNKFKGVSPEIDSAAETSLQNKTEEEFEASSSVQPSNKVEQQLHSTPKSVAPQTKTVPSGQWDEKLLTFSEPGSVFSENIRKLRTRILHPGTAEPFKKILVTSALPGAGKSFTCANLGIAIAQGLEHHALLVDCDLRRPNLAAWFGVASQDGRGLVNYLRDDEDLGDLIMKTGMEKLSIIPGGTPPPNPAEVLGTTRVGQMFAQLENRYDDRFIIIDTPPAMLANEVFVLARHADAVVVVVRWGGGGKEQVKQLVDSIGREKLIGVVFNGYQTNFFSTQLSGYNEYAQYSYK is encoded by the coding sequence TTGGGAAAAGTCTTTAAAGCATTAAACAAATTTAAGGGTGTATCCCCGGAGATTGACAGTGCCGCTGAAACGAGCCTGCAAAACAAAACCGAAGAAGAATTTGAAGCCTCTTCTTCGGTCCAGCCTTCAAATAAAGTTGAACAGCAATTACACTCTACTCCGAAGAGTGTTGCCCCTCAAACAAAGACCGTTCCCAGTGGGCAGTGGGATGAAAAACTATTGACCTTTTCTGAACCTGGATCAGTGTTTTCTGAAAATATTCGAAAACTTAGAACGCGTATCCTTCACCCTGGTACGGCAGAGCCCTTTAAGAAAATATTAGTCACAAGTGCGCTTCCTGGAGCAGGGAAAAGTTTTACTTGCGCTAATCTGGGAATAGCAATAGCACAAGGCCTAGAGCACCACGCCTTACTGGTTGATTGCGATTTGCGCAGGCCCAACTTGGCTGCTTGGTTTGGTGTTGCTTCACAAGACGGTAGAGGACTTGTGAATTATCTCCGCGATGACGAAGATCTTGGCGACCTCATCATGAAAACTGGTATGGAAAAATTATCAATTATTCCGGGGGGCACTCCACCGCCAAATCCTGCTGAAGTATTGGGAACAACAAGAGTGGGACAAATGTTTGCCCAGTTGGAAAACAGATATGATGACAGATTTATTATTATCGATACGCCTCCAGCAATGCTAGCCAATGAAGTTTTTGTTCTGGCAAGGCATGCAGATGCCGTTGTCGTTGTTGTCCGTTGGGGAGGAGGGGGGAAGGAACAGGTGAAACAGCTTGTTGATTCTATTGGCAGAGAAAAACTTATTGGAGTGGTTTTTAATGGTTACCAGACAAACTTTTTCAGCACGCAGCTTTCTGGCTATAATGAATACGCCCAGTACAGTTACAAGTAA